In Tsuneonella dongtanensis, a single window of DNA contains:
- a CDS encoding NAD(P)/FAD-dependent oxidoreductase — MDSADVVIVGSGHGGAQAAIALRQQGFEGSILMLGRDPELPYERPPLSKEYLAREKPFERILIRPAAFWDEREVALRTGAAVTGVDPSAHTVKLSDGSEVGYGKLIWAAGGDPRRLSCGGADLSGVHAVRDKADADRIMAELDNGAKRVVVVGGGYIGLEAAAVLTKLGCTVTLLEALPRVLARVAGEALSTFYQSYHREHGIDVRLDTTVEKLEGENGWVRRVVLADGDTIDCDMVVVGIGIVPAAGPLIAAGAAGANGVDVDEFCRTVLPDIYAIGDCAAHASAWADGAVIRLESVQNATDMATTVAKHITGTEEPYRAFPWFWSNQFDLKLQTAGLSLGHDATVVRGNPDEAKFSVVYLKEGRVVALDCVNSTKDYVQGRKLIEARAAPAPDELADPDKPLKELL, encoded by the coding sequence ATGGACAGCGCGGATGTCGTCATCGTCGGATCGGGCCACGGTGGAGCGCAGGCGGCGATCGCCTTGCGCCAACAGGGGTTCGAAGGCTCGATCCTCATGCTGGGGCGCGACCCCGAGTTGCCGTACGAGCGGCCCCCGCTGTCGAAGGAATACCTCGCGCGCGAGAAACCATTCGAGCGCATCCTGATCCGTCCGGCCGCATTCTGGGACGAGCGGGAGGTTGCCTTGCGCACGGGCGCGGCGGTCACCGGCGTCGATCCCTCGGCACACACCGTCAAGCTATCGGACGGTAGCGAGGTGGGTTACGGCAAGCTGATCTGGGCGGCCGGGGGCGATCCCCGGCGACTGTCTTGCGGCGGCGCCGACCTGTCCGGGGTCCACGCGGTGCGCGACAAGGCCGATGCCGATCGCATCATGGCCGAACTCGACAACGGCGCGAAGCGGGTGGTCGTTGTCGGCGGCGGCTATATCGGGCTGGAAGCGGCAGCGGTGCTGACCAAACTCGGCTGTACCGTCACGCTGCTGGAAGCCCTGCCTCGCGTCCTCGCCCGCGTGGCGGGCGAAGCCCTCAGCACTTTCTACCAGTCCTATCACCGCGAGCACGGGATCGACGTTCGCCTCGACACCACAGTCGAAAAACTCGAAGGCGAGAACGGCTGGGTGCGCAGGGTCGTGCTCGCCGACGGGGACACCATTGATTGCGACATGGTGGTGGTGGGGATCGGCATCGTTCCCGCGGCAGGCCCCCTCATCGCCGCAGGCGCGGCCGGCGCGAACGGGGTCGACGTCGACGAATTCTGCCGCACCGTCCTGCCCGATATCTACGCGATCGGCGATTGCGCGGCCCATGCCAGCGCCTGGGCGGATGGCGCCGTGATCCGCCTGGAATCGGTCCAGAACGCGACTGACATGGCGACGACGGTAGCCAAGCACATTACCGGCACGGAGGAACCCTACCGCGCCTTCCCGTGGTTCTGGTCGAACCAGTTCGATCTCAAGCTGCAGACCGCCGGCCTGTCGCTCGGCCACGATGCGACTGTGGTTCGTGGCAACCCGGACGAGGCGAAGTTCTCAGTTGTCTACCTCAAGGAAGGCCGGGTCGTCGCTCTCGACTGCGTCAACTCGACCAAGGATTACGTCCAGGGCCGCAAGCTCATCGAAGCGAGGGCGGCGCCTGCCCCGGATGAACTCGCCGATCCCGACAAGCCGCTCAAGGAGCTGCTGTAA
- the queG gene encoding tRNA epoxyqueuosine(34) reductase QueG, which translates to MVNALVSSDLRPRLIERARAEGFVAVGVAPASLDRGDALRAWLAEGAHGSMEWMEQRVAERASPQGLWPAARSVIALGMSYTPENDPLALEGQTDRGRISVYAQARDYHDTVKKALKRLARWLVAEAPGAEVKVFVDTAPVMEKPLGEAAGIGWQGKHTNLVSRDHGSWLFLGAIYTTIEFAPDAPHGDRCGSCDACQRACPTDAFPSPYRLDARRCISYLTIEHAGPIPVEFRKAIGNRVYGCDDCLAVCPWNKFADAAAANRAFLPRAELAAPRLEELLALDDAGFRALFSGSPIKRIGRGRFVRNCLIAAGNSADGRLLPQVRTLTQDADPVVAEAAQWAVKELTAAP; encoded by the coding sequence TTGGTTAACGCGCTGGTTTCGAGTGATTTGCGCCCGCGACTGATCGAGCGGGCCCGGGCCGAGGGGTTCGTTGCGGTCGGCGTTGCTCCCGCTTCGCTCGATCGGGGCGATGCCTTGCGCGCGTGGCTCGCCGAGGGCGCCCACGGATCGATGGAGTGGATGGAGCAGCGCGTGGCCGAGCGGGCCTCGCCCCAAGGTCTCTGGCCTGCAGCCCGAAGCGTGATCGCGCTGGGCATGAGCTACACACCGGAGAACGACCCGCTCGCGCTCGAAGGACAAACCGACCGGGGCCGCATTTCGGTCTATGCGCAGGCGCGCGACTATCACGACACGGTCAAGAAGGCGCTGAAGCGCCTTGCCAGGTGGCTCGTGGCCGAGGCACCTGGGGCCGAAGTCAAGGTCTTCGTCGATACCGCGCCGGTCATGGAAAAGCCGCTAGGCGAAGCGGCGGGGATTGGCTGGCAAGGCAAGCATACCAACCTCGTCAGCCGGGACCACGGGTCGTGGCTGTTCCTCGGCGCGATCTACACGACGATAGAATTCGCGCCCGATGCGCCTCACGGCGACCGATGCGGATCGTGCGATGCGTGCCAGCGCGCCTGCCCCACCGACGCCTTCCCTTCACCTTACCGCCTCGATGCCCGGCGGTGCATATCGTATCTTACCATCGAACACGCGGGACCCATCCCGGTCGAATTCCGCAAGGCGATCGGCAACCGCGTCTACGGCTGCGACGATTGCCTGGCGGTATGCCCGTGGAACAAGTTTGCCGACGCAGCGGCCGCCAATCGCGCGTTTCTGCCCCGCGCCGAGCTTGCAGCGCCGAGACTCGAAGAACTGCTCGCGCTCGACGATGCGGGCTTTCGAGCACTGTTCTCTGGAAGTCCGATCAAACGGATCGGGCGAGGACGGTTCGTGCGAAACTGCCTGATCGCGGCGGGCAATTCGGCCGACGGGCGCCTCCTGCCACAAGTGCGGACGCTTACTCAGGATGCCGATCCCGTCGTCGCGGAAGCGGCGCAATGGGCGGTGAAGGAACTTACAGCAGCTCCTTGA
- a CDS encoding ABC transporter ATP-binding protein, which produces MHAPLSARTPASNDRPLAIEARGLVKKFDGTTAVDGVDLSVPEGAIYGVLGPNGAGKTTTLRMLLGIIDPDEGVRRVFGHERPHDIARLIGYLPEERGLYPSMKAFEAIGFLGALRGMPLAEAKQRGRELLEEHGLGHAADRQIRQLSKGMAQTVQLLGTLVHRPRLVVLDEPFSGLDALNQGKLERMIRALAADGTTVIFSTHVIAHAERLCEGVAIIAGGKVPYAGSVDSARDRIPAQVRLETAAEDGPWRAALPTDARHEGRYWLFSLPESGIEPLLRALIEGDAGILSLSIERAGLHDAFVHIAGEAAARALEEDSPAEQVR; this is translated from the coding sequence ATGCATGCACCGCTAAGCGCTAGGACCCCGGCGAGCAACGACCGTCCGCTCGCGATCGAGGCTCGCGGCCTGGTCAAGAAGTTCGACGGGACGACCGCGGTCGACGGCGTCGACCTGTCCGTGCCCGAAGGGGCGATCTACGGGGTGCTCGGACCCAACGGTGCGGGCAAGACCACTACTCTTCGCATGCTGCTGGGCATCATTGACCCGGACGAGGGCGTGCGCCGGGTATTCGGTCACGAACGACCCCACGATATCGCCCGGCTGATCGGCTACCTGCCCGAAGAGAGAGGCCTATATCCATCCATGAAGGCCTTCGAGGCTATCGGATTTCTCGGCGCACTGCGCGGCATGCCGCTTGCCGAAGCGAAGCAACGCGGGCGCGAACTGCTAGAGGAGCACGGGCTCGGCCACGCGGCCGACCGGCAGATTCGCCAGCTGTCGAAGGGCATGGCGCAAACAGTGCAGCTGCTCGGCACCCTGGTCCATCGTCCGCGCCTGGTGGTCCTCGACGAGCCGTTCAGCGGCCTCGACGCGCTCAACCAGGGCAAGCTCGAGCGGATGATCCGCGCCCTCGCGGCCGATGGCACGACGGTCATCTTCTCGACCCACGTCATCGCGCACGCCGAACGGCTGTGCGAAGGCGTGGCGATCATTGCCGGCGGCAAGGTGCCCTATGCCGGGAGCGTCGATTCGGCGCGCGACCGCATTCCTGCCCAGGTGCGGCTCGAGACCGCCGCCGAGGACGGGCCATGGCGGGCCGCACTGCCCACGGATGCCCGCCACGAAGGGCGGTACTGGCTGTTTTCCCTTCCCGAAAGCGGCATCGAGCCGCTGCTGCGCGCCCTTATCGAAGGCGACGCGGGAATCCTGTCGCTCTCGATCGAGCGCGCCGGCCTGCACGACGCCTTCGTCCACATCGCGGGCGAAGCTGCTGCTCGCGCGCTGGAAGAAGACAGCCCGGCGGAGCAGGTCCGATGA
- a CDS encoding ABC transporter permease — MSTETHIAPMSRLPLVTAAFVIARRDFTAILFSKAFLFFLLGPVFFGLISVGAASVGRKAAENSDPPVLAVMLAPEAAGAIEAAHARVSPLVDLPAIEVVPAGEATSPEAVLRESGRNYGAVLSGTLAQPRLTGTSERIGRWQGPVSLLAASALDTPGPYPPVALSPTASSQSTVKRARTGTATASVTLMFLLTMLLAGMVMSNLVEEKANKIIEILAAAIPMDAVFVGKLFAMLAVSFVGLAVWGGVGLLGILAGQAQLGSFPVPAVGWPTFIALFLVYFAMAYLLIGSIFLTIGAMAPTVRDVQTLSMPATMLQLGVFFLATYATSDLGSPVEMSALAFPLSSPYAMVSRAAQEAAIWPHLLALSWQALWVALFVRFGAQLFRRRVMKSGPHQPRAKGFLKRMRPARAKANA; from the coding sequence ATGAGCACCGAAACGCATATCGCGCCGATGAGTCGATTGCCGCTCGTGACGGCCGCATTCGTCATCGCCCGCCGCGACTTCACGGCCATCCTGTTTTCGAAGGCCTTCCTGTTCTTTCTGCTGGGCCCGGTATTCTTCGGTCTCATCAGCGTCGGCGCCGCCTCGGTCGGACGCAAGGCGGCGGAGAACAGCGACCCGCCGGTGTTGGCCGTCATGCTGGCGCCAGAAGCCGCAGGGGCGATCGAAGCGGCCCATGCGCGCGTATCACCTCTCGTCGACCTGCCCGCGATCGAAGTCGTGCCTGCCGGCGAGGCAACATCCCCGGAGGCAGTGCTGCGGGAGAGCGGCCGCAATTACGGAGCGGTGCTCTCGGGCACTCTCGCACAGCCGCGGCTGACAGGGACCAGCGAGCGGATCGGGCGCTGGCAAGGACCGGTATCGTTGCTTGCAGCGAGCGCGCTCGATACGCCCGGCCCCTATCCGCCGGTCGCCCTGTCACCCACGGCGAGCAGCCAGTCGACCGTGAAGCGGGCGCGCACCGGCACGGCGACCGCATCGGTCACCCTGATGTTCCTGCTCACCATGCTGCTCGCGGGCATGGTCATGTCCAATCTGGTCGAGGAAAAGGCGAACAAGATCATCGAGATTCTTGCGGCGGCGATCCCGATGGACGCCGTCTTCGTCGGCAAGCTGTTCGCTATGCTCGCGGTCAGCTTCGTCGGCCTCGCCGTCTGGGGTGGAGTGGGCCTGCTCGGCATCCTGGCGGGTCAGGCTCAGCTCGGTTCCTTCCCCGTCCCGGCGGTCGGATGGCCGACATTCATCGCGCTGTTCCTCGTCTATTTCGCGATGGCCTATCTCCTCATCGGCTCGATCTTTCTCACCATCGGCGCGATGGCACCCACGGTGCGCGACGTGCAGACGCTGTCGATGCCCGCCACAATGCTGCAGCTCGGCGTGTTCTTTCTGGCGACGTATGCGACGAGCGATCTCGGGTCGCCGGTGGAGATGTCGGCACTCGCTTTCCCCTTGAGCAGCCCCTATGCGATGGTCTCCCGTGCGGCGCAGGAAGCGGCGATCTGGCCGCATCTGCTCGCGCTGTCCTGGCAGGCCTTGTGGGTCGCGCTGTTCGTGCGCTTCGGCGCGCAATTGTTCCGCCGCCGCGTGATGAAGTCGGGGCCGCATCAGCCCCGCGCGAAAGGTTTCCTGAAGCGAATGCGCCCCGCGAGAGCCAAAGCGAACGCCTGA
- a CDS encoding cytochrome P450, giving the protein MATQPLEMPKTWTTSPTATEALERALKENPQALREHKEKWDVSRSDIYFEDRWQPIFREMRAAGDLHKVENSPFGPHWNVVSHRAIQHIEALPDLYSSAEGITILDRLTDEQLAELGRDRFELPMFIAMDRPKHTGQRRTVAPKFTPSNMADMDTEIRQRTGELLDSLPRREVFDWVDKVSIELTTGMLAILFDFPWEDRRLLTFWSDWAGDTEIGLIRDLDLQRQGIIREMGAYFTRLWMERAQKEPTPDLISMMIHSPAMNQMSPEEYMGNLILLIVGGNDTTRNTMSGIVHAFDKFPDQRKLFEEQPDLIPNAVQECIRYQTPLAHMRRQATEDSEIFGQTVKAGEKLILWYLSANRDETVFENPDKLDITRENARRHLAFGYGIHRCVGARLAELQLKVLLEEMHKRRMRVHVAGNVERVRANFVHGFRKMEVEITEF; this is encoded by the coding sequence ATGGCGACGCAGCCACTCGAAATGCCGAAGACCTGGACCACTTCGCCGACCGCGACCGAAGCGCTCGAACGTGCGCTCAAGGAGAATCCGCAGGCCCTCCGCGAGCACAAGGAAAAGTGGGACGTCAGCCGGTCGGACATCTATTTCGAGGACCGCTGGCAGCCGATCTTCCGCGAAATGCGCGCCGCAGGCGACCTCCACAAGGTCGAGAACAGCCCATTCGGCCCACACTGGAACGTGGTCAGCCACCGGGCGATCCAGCATATCGAGGCGCTCCCTGACCTCTATTCCTCTGCCGAGGGGATCACGATTCTCGACCGGTTGACCGACGAACAGCTTGCCGAACTCGGACGCGACCGGTTCGAGCTGCCGATGTTCATCGCGATGGACCGGCCCAAGCACACCGGCCAGCGGCGGACCGTCGCGCCGAAGTTCACGCCGTCGAACATGGCCGACATGGACACGGAAATCCGCCAGCGCACCGGTGAGTTGCTGGATTCGCTGCCCCGGCGCGAAGTGTTCGACTGGGTGGACAAGGTCTCGATCGAGCTCACCACCGGCATGCTTGCGATCCTGTTCGACTTCCCGTGGGAAGATCGCCGCCTGCTGACCTTCTGGTCCGACTGGGCCGGCGATACCGAGATCGGCCTGATTCGCGACCTCGACCTGCAGCGTCAGGGCATCATTCGCGAGATGGGGGCCTATTTCACCAGGCTGTGGATGGAGCGCGCGCAGAAGGAACCGACGCCCGATCTCATCTCGATGATGATCCACTCGCCTGCGATGAACCAGATGAGCCCCGAGGAGTACATGGGCAACCTGATCCTCCTCATCGTCGGCGGCAACGACACGACCCGCAACACGATGAGCGGCATCGTCCACGCGTTCGACAAGTTCCCCGACCAGCGCAAGCTGTTCGAGGAGCAGCCCGACCTGATCCCCAACGCGGTCCAGGAGTGCATCCGTTACCAGACCCCGCTGGCCCACATGCGCCGGCAGGCGACGGAGGACAGCGAGATTTTCGGGCAGACCGTCAAGGCCGGCGAAAAGCTCATCCTGTGGTACCTGTCGGCCAACCGCGACGAAACGGTGTTCGAGAACCCCGACAAGCTCGACATCACCCGCGAGAACGCGCGGCGTCACCTGGCCTTCGGGTATGGCATCCACCGCTGCGTCGGCGCCCGTCTGGCCGAACTACAGCTCAAGGTGCTGCTCGAGGAAATGCACAAGCGCCGGATGCGCGTGCACGTGGCCGGCAACGTCGAGCGGGTGCGGGCGAATTTCGTCCACGGCTTCCGCAAGATGGAAGTCGAGATCACCGAGTTCTGA
- the msrB gene encoding peptide-methionine (R)-S-oxide reductase MsrB, giving the protein MQTSRRSFFSWLSAGVAVPVLAACGGTPAEAKSWPKGLSDAQWKAKLTKNQYWILREAGTERPFSHPLDKEKRAGTFLCAGCANELYSSTTKYDSGTGWPSFWKPLPGAIATDTDYKIGYPRTEVLCADCGGHLGHVFDDGPKPTGKRYCMNGGAMTFRPA; this is encoded by the coding sequence ATGCAGACGTCTCGCCGTTCGTTCTTTTCCTGGCTGTCGGCCGGGGTGGCCGTCCCCGTTCTGGCCGCTTGTGGCGGAACGCCCGCCGAGGCCAAGTCGTGGCCTAAGGGCCTCAGCGACGCCCAATGGAAAGCGAAACTGACCAAGAACCAGTACTGGATTCTGCGAGAGGCGGGCACCGAGCGCCCGTTCTCGCATCCGCTGGACAAGGAAAAGCGCGCTGGCACCTTCCTGTGCGCCGGCTGCGCGAACGAACTCTATTCGTCGACCACCAAGTACGACAGCGGAACCGGCTGGCCGAGTTTCTGGAAGCCCCTCCCCGGCGCCATCGCGACCGATACCGACTACAAGATCGGGTACCCGCGGACCGAGGTGCTGTGCGCCGATTGCGGGGGGCATCTGGGTCACGTGTTCGACGACGGGCCCAAGCCGACCGGCAAGCGTTATTGCATGAACGGCGGCGCCATGACTTTCCGGCCTGCCTGA
- a CDS encoding GlsB/YeaQ/YmgE family stress response membrane protein: MGWIIAIIVGGVAGWLASMVMARDASMGIIMNIIVGIVGAILGNLLAGPLLGIDTTIQTFNLPGFLVAIVGAIILLAIANLVQRKRIR; this comes from the coding sequence ATGGGTTGGATTATCGCTATCATCGTCGGCGGCGTCGCCGGCTGGCTTGCAAGCATGGTCATGGCGCGCGATGCGTCGATGGGCATCATCATGAACATCATCGTCGGTATCGTCGGCGCGATCCTCGGCAATCTGCTGGCGGGCCCGCTGCTCGGCATCGACACCACGATTCAGACGTTCAACCTCCCGGGGTTCCTCGTCGCGATCGTCGGCGCCATCATCCTGCTCGCCATCGCCAATCTCGTGCAGCGCAAGCGTATCCGCTAA
- a CDS encoding DUF1153 domain-containing protein: MIENQKIRPAQVIGPLGEPLTVADLPPPDTKRWVVRRKAEVVAAVNGGLLTIDEVLERYGLTLEEFASWQRAVDRSGMQGLRVTRIQHYRDLYERQLKY, translated from the coding sequence ATGATCGAGAACCAGAAAATCAGGCCCGCACAGGTAATCGGCCCGCTCGGCGAGCCGCTGACTGTCGCCGACCTGCCGCCGCCCGACACCAAGCGCTGGGTCGTGCGCCGCAAGGCAGAGGTGGTCGCCGCCGTCAATGGCGGCCTGCTGACCATCGACGAGGTGCTGGAGCGCTATGGCCTCACGCTCGAAGAGTTCGCCTCGTGGCAGCGCGCGGTCGACCGCTCGGGCATGCAAGGCCTGCGCGTTACGCGCATCCAGCACTACCGCGATCTCTACGAACGCCAGCTGAAGTACTGA